Below is a window of Bacillota bacterium DNA.
CATTCCAAAAGAACAATCACAAAGTCGCGATGATTGGCGATGGCGTAAATGATATTTTGGCTTTAAAAGCTTCCAATTGTTCTATTGCATTAGCAAGTGGAGCAGAAGCTGCAAGAAATATTAGTCATTTGGTTTTATTAGATAATAATTTTGCATCGTTACCAAAAGTAGTAAAAGAAGGAAGACAAATCGTAAATAACATGCAAAATGCATCAGTTTTATATTTAGTAAAAACGATGTATACTATTTTACTTACGGTGATTTTACTTCTAACTTCGAATATATATCCTTTTGAACCTGTACAAATGGTAGTGATTGAAACTTTCATCATAGGCATTCCATCCTTTATCATTGCTTTAGAACCCAATAATAAAATGTTTAAAGGTAATTTCTTAAAGAATGTATTTAAACAAGTAATTCCGGGAACGATTCTTGTGATTGCCAATTTACTTGGTGTTTATCTTTTTGCTAGTTTTTGGCCAGGTGTAACCGAAGGTGAAATATCAACCGTTGGAATCATTGCTGCAACATTTGCCTATTTATTAGTGCTAGTAAACGTCTGTATGCCTTTAAATAAGCTTCGTTCCATTATTGTCGTTTCTGCTTTAGTCATTTCGGCTTTTTGCTTTATTGTCCTTGGAAACAACTTCTTTAAACTTGAAACTTTATCTTTGCCAAGTTTCCTATTATTGCTTTTACTGATGGAATCTACCTATATTATTATGTCTATTTATAAACATGATTTAATTAAATTTTGGGCTTGATTTTAAGACAAGACATAGTATAGTTAGTAAAATATGATATAATAAAACTAAATATAGCCTTTGAAAGGAGATGCTTTTATGAATGTATTGCATGTTTCTGCAGAATGTTATCCCTTTATTAAAATTGGCGGTTTAGCCGATGTTGTAGGATCATTACCTAGTGAATTAAAACGCTTAAGAAATACAGAAGTAAGAGTAATGATGCCTAAATATAAAGCGATTCCTACTAAATACAAAAAAAATATGAAACACCTAACAAATTTTAATATCGAATTAAACGAAAAAGAAAAGGTGTATGTAGGCATTGATACATTAAAACTTGGAAACATTCTTTATTATTTTGTTGACAACAATTACTCTTTTGGTTCTAGAGATCAAGTTTACAATTATGGCGATGAATCGGAACGTTTTTCCTTTTTTCAAAAAGCTGTTTTAGAATCTCTTGAATACATTGATTTTTTACCCGATATCATTCATGTCCATGATTGGCACACTGCAATGATTCCTTTGCTTATTAAAACAAAATACAAGAACCTTTCACACATAAAATCAGTTTTAAGTATTCATAATTTGGCTTATCAAGGGATTTTCCCAGTTAACGATTATCTTTACTTCAACATGGAATATGATCCAAGATTTGAATTTGAAGGTTTTTTAAATTTCTTAAAATCTGGAATTGTTTGTGCAGATTATATCACGACCGTTTCAAAAACATATGCCGAAGAAATACTTACGGATTACTTTGGTTATGGACTTCAAAAATTATTAAAATCTCGTAAAGAATCCTTACAAGGAATTTTGAATGGGGTTAGTTATAAAGATTTTAATCCTATGACTGACACATTCATCGCAAAAAATTATGATGTCGATACGGTTAAAAAAGGCAAAAGAGAAAACAAACTAAAATTATATGAAGAACTAAACGTAGATTTTAAATTAGATAAGCCACTTATTTCAATCATTTCAAGACTTGTGAGTCAAAAAGGAATTGATTTAATCAAACGGGTATTTGATGAAATGCTTGAAGTCGATGATTTTTGCTTTGTGCTTCTTGGAGATGGAGAATCTGAATACGTTGATTATTTTAAAAATCTTGAACAAAGATTTCCTAGTAAAGTAAAATGTTTTATTGGCTATTCGAATCCGTTAGCTCATTTAATTTATAGTAGTTCTGATTTCTTTTTAATGCCTTCTAAATTTGAACCATGTGGATTAGGTCAAATCATCGCTTTGAAATATGGTACCATTCCTATCGTAAGAGAAACGGGAGGACTTGTAGATACCGTAATTCCTTACAACCAATATAATAATACCGGAAATGGCTTTAGTTTTACCCATTTCAATGCTCATGATATGATGCATGTCATTCGGTATGCTCTTGAAATTTATCATAAAGACAAAAAAGCGATGAACATATTAATTCAACACGCTATGGCTTCAGATTTTAGCTGGACTCAATCTGCTAAAGCCTATAGAAGTGTTTATAAATCAATTTTAAAAATAAAGGAAGAGGTGAAATAATGGATGTTTTAGCGTTAATTTTAGCAGGAGGACGAGGATCAAGGCTTGATATCTTATCTGAAAATAGAGTAAAACCAAGTGTTCCTTTTGCAGGAAAATATCGTATTATTGACTTTACTTTAAGTAATTGTTCAAATTCAGGGATTTACAATATTGCTATCTTAACACAATACCTACCTTTTTCACTAAACGATCACATTGGTTCAGGAAAACCTTGGGATTTAGATAGAAGGGACTCAAAAGTCACTTTATTACAACCTCATAGTGACTGGTACAATGGAACAGCAGATGCAGTTAGAAAAAACATTCATTATATAGAACAATCCCATGCGAAATATGTGTTAATTTTATCAGGAGATCATATTTACAAAATGGATTATCGTAAAATGATTGAAAAACATATCCAAACTGGAGCGGATTTAACGGTTGGATGTAAAGTAGTTGAATTAGAAGAAGCAAGTCGTTTCGGCGTTTTGGAAGCAGATGAAATGGATCGAATCGTTAAATTTGTGGAAAAACCTAAAATTCCAAAATCAAACTTAGCCTCTATGGGAATTTACGTTTTTAATACTGATATTCTACTTGAAAAGTTAAATAATAAAGACATTCCTGATTTGGATTTTGGGAAACATATTATCCCTTCCATGATTTCGGAAAAGAAAGTAGTCGCTTTTAAGTTTTATGATTATTGGAAAGACGTTGGAACCTATGATTCTTACTTAGAAGCTAATTTAGAATTAATAGAAACAGTTGATAAAATACCTCTTGATATGTATGATCTCAAATGGAAAATATATACAAAATCAGAGGAACTTCCTGCGGTTAAAGTAGGCTCAAAAGCGATGATTCATCAAGCATTATTATCAAATGGATCGATTGTAGCTGGAAATGTTTTAAGAAGTGTGTTAAGCCCTGGCGTTATTATACATCCACTTGCCAAAGTGACAAATTCGGTGTTATTAAATAATGTCGAAGTGAAACCTGGAGCAGTTGTTGAAAATTGTATTATTGATAAAAATACAGTAATTGAAAACAATGCATGGGTTGGTTTTGGAACGGATTTAACTCCAAACATTGAAAATCCTGAACTTTTGGAATCAGGAATTACTGTAATTGGAAAAAATGTAGTCATTCCAAAGAATATGATCATCGGACGTAATTGTCGTATCTTTAGAACCGCTGATTTATCTAAAGTGGAAGATAACATTGTCAAGTCAGGATCTACCATTCGATAATTGATAATTTGCAAATAAAAAAAGGCTATTTTTAGCCTTTTTCTTATTATTAATTTTGAATTGCTTTTAATTGCAAGGAATCAGGAGTATATTGCATAATTTCAATTCGATTCGAATCTGGATCTTCAATCCAACATTGATAATTATTATCAAGTCCCATTTCCGGATAACTTACAATCTTAATTTTTTTAGATTCTAAAGAAGCTACAAACTCAAAAATATTATCTACTTCAAGACAAAAATGTTCATACGAAGAATGATTTTCAGTGTGCAAACGTTGTTTCTTAAAAAATAATTCGATAAACTGTCCTGTCCCAAGAGATAAATATACAATCATGGGATTGTCTAAAGCATCCTTTAAAACAAACGCCTTCTGAAATCCTAATCCATTTACGTAAAATTGTAATGATTCTTCCATATCATTTACTGCAAAAGCTAAATGCGCTATTCCTTTGATCATGAAATCACCTCTTTTTATCTTATTATACCGTAAGTGAAATAAAAAAAACACTCAATATCAGTGTTTAAAGTGAAAATGGTGCTCTTACCAAGAATCGAACTTGAATTTCAGCATTACCATTGCTGTGTTTTGCCATTAAACTATAAGAGCATTTTCTTTTATATTATAATCATAATATCGAAAAAAATCAAGATTTTTATATTTACCTAAATTCAGTTACAAAGCTTAATGTAATAACTGAGTAATTATTAAAATTATTTTTAATTATTTTTAATTATTGACAATTATATTCAGTTTGTAATACAATAGAGTAGGGTGATAAAAATGTTGGAAATTAAAAACGTCTCAAAAAGTTATGATAAAAAAAAGTTTGCTAATGACAAAATCAATTTAACCATTGAGCCTGGAGATATTTATGGTTTTATTGGACACAATGGAGCAGGTAAAACAACTTTACTTAAATCCATTGCTGGTATTATTGATTTTGACGAGGGTGAAATCTATGCAAATGGGTTGTCAATTAAAAAAGAGCCGTTGTTAGTAAAACAAATTCAAGCATATATTCCTGATAATCCTGATGTATATGAATCGTTATCAGGAATTCAATATTTAGATTTCATTGCGGATGCTTACCAAGTAGATGTGGCTAAACGTCGACTACTGATTGATAAATATTCGTTAATGTTTGAAATGAATGAAGTGTTAAACAATCCAATTTCTTCTTATTCTCACGGAATGAAACAAAAAATAGTTATTATGAGTGCTTTGGTTCACGAGCCTAAGATTATGCTATTAGATGAGCCTTTTGTAGGATTAGATCCTAAAGCAAGTTATTTATTAAAAGAAGTCTTTCGCGAAATGTGTCAAAAAGGTTCTTTAATCTTTTTCTCTACTCATGTATTAGAAGTAGCGGAAAAACTATGTAATAAAGTTGCAATTATTAAACAAGGAAGAATTATTGCAAATGGAAATACCCAAGACATTATAAAAGATCAATCACTTGAACATCTTTTCTTGGAGTTGACAGAAGAACTATGATGTACTTAAAATTAATGAAAGTCTTTTTTAAAGAAGGCTTTTCTTTGAAACGAATGTTTAACATAACTTCTTCAAAATCGAAATTACAGTCTGTTTTAATTGGACTCTTATTACTCTATGGTCTTGGAACAATTTTATTTGGATTTGGGTATATATTCCTTGATTTGGGTTTGATATTTAACAACGCAAATATGATCGAATTTCTTTTAATGTATGTATTTATTTATTCGTCTTCGTTATCCATTATATTCATTTTGTTACGAGCAAATGGATATTTATTTCAATATAAAGATTTTGAACTTCTTGAACCATTACCCATTAAACCAAGAATAGTTGTTTTTGCAAAAGCAAGTGTGATGATGATTATTGTTTATATTTCAGTTTTTTTGTTTACTGCTCCAATGGCATTTTCTTATTTTTATTATACAGGATTTAATATAGTCAGTTTATTATTTTACTTCATTGCAATACTGTGTGTTCCTTTAATTCCTGCCGTTATTTTTTCTTTCATTGCATTATTGATTGCGAGAATTACAGCTAAATTTAGAAAAAATAAATTAATTACAATCATATTAATGTTTATTGCATTTCTTGGTGTTATGTATATTTCATTTGCTTATAATTTTTCTGGTGGAACAAATCCCATGCTAAATCAAGAAGGATTTATTGCTGGAATGGGGGAAATTTATCTTCCAATGATGTGGTTTGTCAATGCGATACATAATCGAGATATATTCAATTTATTGTTATTAATTGTGACTCATGTATTTCCTTTCTTTTTATTTTTAATTCTGATTCAAAAAATGGTATTAACGACTAACCAAAAAGGATTAATGACTATTACTCGTAAAAACAATAAACCCGTTTTAAATCAACAACGTTCTGTTTTTAACTCCATTATTACGAAAGAATCCAGAAAATTCTTTAGTGTTCCAATTTATGCATTAAATACTGGATTTGGTCCTATTATTCTTTTTGTATTATCAGTTTTAAGTTTAATTTACAAAGATAAAATTCTTGAATATCTGCCACAGTTAGGTTTTGTTGGACTTTCAACAGAATTAATCTTATTGATAATCATTTGCTTTTGTTTGTCAACGGTTTATACTTCAGCAATTTCTCTTTCACTTGAAGGAAAAAACTTTTGGATTATTAAAACGCTTCCTGTTCAACCAGAAAAAATTATGTTTGCAAAAATGGCATTTAATGTCCTTTTGGGTCTTCCCATTGCGTTATTTAGTTTGGTTCTATTTGGAATTAGTTTTCAAATTCAATTATATCATTTATTCATTCTTGCATTATACATCACAACTTTTTCTTTTCTCACTTCAATTTTAGGTTCTATTATAAATTTATATACGCCTAAATTTCACTATAAGAACGAGACAGAAGTTGTAAAACAAAGCATAGGTGCTATTCTTGGCATATTTGGAGGAATGGGAATTATTTTAATCAATGTAGGAATTTATTCTTTACTTAAAAACGCTTTGAGTTGGCAATTAAATGTGATGGTTAATTCTTTATTTGATTTAATACTTTTCTTTCTTGCTTTTTATTTTGTTAAAAAGGTTACAGAAAGCCTTTTCACTAAAATGGCTGTTTAATATTTGAAAAAAGAAGCGTAATTTCCTCTTAATTTCATTTGTAATTTTCAGTTAAAAATGATATAATTCGTATGTTCATGTAAAAATATAATTCGAAAGGAAATAACTATGACAAAATATGTATATTTGTTTAAAGAAGGCGACGCTTCAATGAAAAACCTTCTTGGAGGTAAAGGTGCAAATCTTTGCGAAATGACCAATCTTGGTATGCCAGTACCTCAAGGATTTACCGTATCAACTGAAGCATGTACAAAATACTATGAAGATGGAAGACGTATCAATGATGAAATTATTGCTCAAATTTATGATGCTTTAAGTGCAACAGAAAAAATTTCAGGAAAGAAATTTGGAGACAATAACAATCCATTTTTAGTTTCTGTAAGATCTGGTGCTCGAGTATCAATGCCTGGAATGATGGACACAATTTTAAATCTTGGCTTAAATGATGTAGCAGTTGAAGGTTTAGCTAAATTAACTGAAAACCCTAGATTTGCATACGATTCTTACAGAAGATTCATTCAAATGTTTTCTGATGTAGTTATGGAAGTTGAAAAAAGCAACTTTGAAGCTATTTTAGAAGCAAAAAAAGAAGAAAAAGGTGTGGAATTAGATACTGATTTAACTGCAGATGATTTAAAAGATATCGTTGCTAATTATAAAGTAAAATACAAAGAAATTAAAGGCGAAGCTTTTCCTCAAGATCCAAAAATACAATTAATTGAAGCTGTTAAAGCCGTTTTTAAATCTTGGGATAATCCAAGAGCAAATACTTACCGCCGTTTAAATAACATTTCTTACCAATGGGGTACTGCCGTAAGCGTACAATCTATGGTTTTTGGAAACATGGGTGAAGATTCAGGAACTGGTGTTGCTTTTACAAGAAATCCATCCACTGGAGAAAAAGTATTGTATGGTGAATACCTATTTAATGCTCAAGGTGAAGACGTAGTTGCAGGTATTCGTACTCCTAAACCTATCTCTGAATTAGAAAAAGATAATCCTGTTTTATACAAAGAATTTAATGATATCGCAGGTAGACTTGAAGCTCATTATCGTGATATGCAAGATATGGAATTTACCATCGAAAGAGGTAAATTATATATGTTACAAACTAGAAATGGTAAAAGAACAGCACAAGCTGCTTTAAAAATTGCGATTGATTTAGTAAAAGAAGGATTACTTACTGAAACAGAAGCACTTTTAAAAGTAGAACCAAAACAATTAGATTCCCTACTTCATCCACAATTTGATAGCGTTTCATTAAAAAACGCCAAAGTCATCGCTGTTGGACTGAATGCTTCTCCTGGAGCCGCTACTGGTCGTGCAGTATTTACAGCTGAAAGAGCTGCAGAAATGGTTAAAGATGGAAAACCAGTTATTCTTGTTCGTCAAGAAACATCTCCTGAAGATATTGAAGGAATGTTCGTTTCTAAAGGCGTTTTAACAAGTAGAGGTGGAATGACATCTCATGCTGCTGTTGTTGCACGTGGAATGGGAACATGCTGCGTTGCTGGAGCTGGAACGGTTAAAGTAAATGAAGTTAAAAAATACTTTGAAGTTGATGGAAAGAAATACTTTGAAGGAGACTTTATCTCTTTAGATGGGTCAACTGGCAAAATTTACGGAGAGCAAATTAAAACCGTAGATGCGACAGTATCAGGTGATTTTGCAACACTTATGGAATGGGCAGATAAATATCGCTCTTTAAAAGTTAGAACAAATGCAGATAATCCAAGAGATGCAAAAGTTGCTTATAAATTTGGAGCTGAGGGAATTGGACTTTGCCGTACAGAACATATGTTCTTTGAAGCAGACCGTATTCCTGCCGTTCGTGAAATGATTGTTTCTAAAACTTTAAAAGAAAGACAAACTGCTTTAAATAAATTACTTCCTATGCAACGTCTTGACTTTATCGGTCTTTATGAAGCGATGAATGGTTTCCCTGTAACAATTCGTTATTTGGATCCACCACTTCATGAATTCTTACCAACAGAACGTGACGATATTGAATCTTTAGCAAAAGAAATGCATCTTACTTATGAAGAATTAAAAGCTACTGTCGATTCTTTACATGAAACGAATCCGATGCTAGGTCATCGTGGTGTAAGACTATCGATTACTTATCCTGAAATTGCTGTTATGCAAACAACAGCTGTCATCGAAGCAGCAATTGATGTAAACAATCGCGGTGGAAAAGTCGTTCCTGAAATTATGATTCCACTTGTAGGTGACGTAAAAGAATTAAAAATGATTAAAGACATTGTTGTTGCTACTGCAGATGAAATTATTAAAAAAGCTAAAGTAAATTTACAATACCATGTTGGAACCATGATTGAAATTCCACGCGCTTGTATCCTTGCGGATGAAATTGCACAAGAAGCTGAATTCTTTAGTTTTGGAACCAACGATTTGACTCAAATGACATTTGGTTTTAGTCGTGATGATGCAGGAAAATTCCTTCAAGATTACTATAGCAAAAAAATATTTGAAAACGATCCTTTTGCTCACATTGATTTCAAAGGTGTCGGCAAATTAATGCAAATGGCTGTTGAATTAGGTAGAAAAGTTCGCCCTGATATTAAACTTGGAATATGTGGTGAACACGGTGGAGATCCAGCTTCGGTTGAATTCTGTCATAATATTGGACTATCTTATGTTTCATGTTCTCCTTTTAGAGTTCCAATAGCTAGACTTGCCGCAGCACACGCAAACATTAAAAATCCTCGTTAAAATACGATTCAAAGGACTTGCTTTTGCAAGTCCTTTTTTTCTCTTAACTCCCTTGACAAATGAATAGGGGGTGTTTATAATGAAATTGTACTTAGATAGTTGGAAATCACTCAACCGCGACCGACAGTAATTGAACGGGAGTTAAGGTTTTTCTGGTGTTGAATACCTATTCGATTAGGAATCCTTAAAGAAAAACAAGAGGCACCCATTGTAAGGTAGATGTAAGTCTGCTCGAGTGATTTCCAAGTATTTAAGTGCGTTTTTTTACGCAAAAAATACTGTTTTTTGAAGAAAGAAAATTGAAAGGGGTCTCTATGAATCCGCTATTAAAAGAATTAACTATGTTAAATGGAATTCCTGCAAATGAAAAAAATGTAAGAAAATATATCGAAAAAGCCTGTAAAGATATCTGTGAAATTTCATATGATAATTTAGGTTCGATTATTATGAAAAAAATTGGAAATAAAACTGGACCAAAAATCATGGTTGCAGGTCATATGGATGAAGTTGGATTTATTGTATCTGAGATTACAAAAGAAGGATACATTAAATTTATTCCAGCTGGTGGATGGTGGGGACATGTAGTTTTAAGTCAACAATTTAACATTTCAACTAAATCTGGAAAAGAGATAAGAGGGGTTGTAGGATCAAAACCTCCTCATATTTTAGAAGCTGAGGAAAGAAAAAAAGTAGTTGAATTAAAAGATATGTATATGGACATTGGAGTTGCATCAAAAGATGAAGCTTTAAAAGAAGGCATTCAAATTGGAGATATGATTACTCCTTTCATTGAATCAATGGCTTTATCTAATCCGAAATATTTGCTGGCAAAAGCCTTTGACAATCGAATTGGAATTGCTTTAGCAATCGAAGTATTAAAAAACATTCAAAATGAAGAACATCAAAATATTTATTATGGTGTGGGGACAGTTCAAGAAGAAGTGGGAACAAGAGGAGCCGGAACAGCAGCTTACAAAATTGAGCCCGATATTGGAATTGCACTTGATGTAACCATTGCTTTTGATTTTCCTGGAGGATCAAATGAAACTCAATTAGGAAAAGGCCCTTGTTTAATGATCTATGATAGCTCTATGGTAGGACATGTTGCTCTTCGAGAATACACAGAACAACTTTGTAAAGAGTTAAATATTCCTTATCAATTGTCCTTTCTAAGCCATGGAGGAACAGATGCTGGTAAAATGCATGTTACCAAAACCGGTTGTCCAAGTATTGCTATTTGTTTACCTTGCCGATATTTGCATTCCCATACTTCAATTATTCATGAAGACGATTATGAAAATGCCGTTAAAATTGTAACTGAATTAGTGAAAAGATTAGACAATCAAACAGTGAAACAAATTACTTTTGAATAAAAAAAGACCTTTTGGTCTTTTTTTAAAATAATGATAAGATATTGCATTAATGAATTTATCGTGATAAAATGTGAACAAGGTGATTATTATGTTAAGGGTTATTTCTGGTCGTTTTAAAGGCCTTAGACTTAAAGAAGTTGGAAAAGAGATAACGAGACCAACAACGGACAAAAATAAAGAAATGATTTTTAATATTTTAGGACAATACTTTGATGGAGGATTAGGTCTAGACTTATTTGCCGGCAGTGGTGCAATAGGAATTGAAGCAATTAGCCGAGGCATTTCATCTTGTGTTTTTGTGGATAATTCTTTTCAAGCCATTAAAGTGATTAAAGAAAATTTAACTAAATTACAGATAAATATAGGTGAAGAAGCTTTCGTTATAAAAAAAGATGTCATTGATTATTTAAATCATAATAATACAATATTTGATTTTATTTTTATGGATCCGCCTTATGACTTGGATTTATATGCAAAAGCAATGAATTTGATTGAAATAAACAAACTATTATCAAAGAATGGTATTATAATACTTGAATCTAAAAAAGAAAAAGATATTGATTTTATTTCTAATCAATTAGTTAAAATTCGAGAAGTGATTTCAGGTATTACAAAATATAGTTTCTATCAATGGGAGGAATCATTATGAAAGTAGGTTATTATCCAGGAAGTTTTGATCCAATTACATTTGGACATTTAGATATTATCGTAAGAGGAGCTAAATTATTTGATAAACTTTATGTTGCTGTATCACATAATCCTAATAAAATAACTTTATTTTCTTCTGAAGAACGAATTCAATTGGTAAAAGAAGTTATTATGAATATACCAAACGTTGAAGTCGTACAATCGGATATGCTAACCGTTGAACATTGTAAAATTCTAGGTGCCAGTCATGTTTTAAGGGGCTTAAGAGCAGTTACCGATTATGATTATGAATTTCAACTAACAAATTTCAATCGAAAAATTAGTTCAGATATTGATACGGTGTTTTTGATGACAGATGGAGAATACTCTTTTTTATCTTCCTCATCTGTTAGGGAATTAGCCGAATTCGGAGGAGATGTAACACCTTTTGTCCCCAAAGTAGTAAAAGAAGCCATCGATAAAAAAATCAACTATCAAAAAAAGGGCTATCAAGTTTGATAGCCCTTTATCCTTATTCAATATCGAATTGTTCAAATAGATAAGTGTTTAAATTTTCATAGTTTAAAAATGGAGAAGGTTCACTAATTGGATCGATAAGCAATATAATTTCACCATCTTTGATAAATGCTAACGAAGGCGTATAAGAGTAAGGAACTAAATCATTGGAAGTTTGAATTTCTACCGAAGCCTCAATCCGGTAAAATTTCGTGTGATATTGTCCGATAAATTCATCTAAAATAGGCTCGAATTCGATACAACTTGAACATGAAACTGAAGAAATGAATAAGGCAAAGGTTTCATCGTTTTGAAACATGGCACTTAATTCACTATAAGTTATTTCAACGGTTGAGGTTAATTCAATATCTTTTGGCAAAGTCATCAATTGAATTTTAGTACATCCTATTAAAAAAGTTAAAAGAAGAAGTAAAAACATAAAAATCATTTTTTTCATACAATTTATCACCGTTTTCTATTATAGTAATAAATAGAACCTTTGTCAAATAACATCTCTTATTTCAAAAGAAACAAACGTTGTTTCTTTTATATATAAAAATAAAATATAACTCAATACCTTTGAAGGTGATTCTATGAATGAATTTTCAAACAATTTAGTAAAATCTAACAAGAAGACAAAAGAAATTATTGAAATTTCGGCTTTATATCCATCGGCATATGAAGAAGTCATGTACTTACTGATTTTTCACAATGAAATGGTCTTAATTGGATTAAATCCAACCATTTCTTCTGTCTCTTTAATCCAAGAAATCGAGCAATATGGTTTGATAAGTTTTCTTAAAACCATCATAATTCAAGAAATGAATTTTTTGGTGTTATCGAAACTGTCTGAATTATCTCAACAAGGTGTAAGTGCAAGAATCGTTACCAATGAATCCATTCAAGATATTGAATCTTCAAACATTTTAAAGTCTTCTTTTTATTCTATATCCAGTTTAAATTTTGAACTTTCTTTTGATCAAAATCGAATGTTATCTTTTATCTCAGCACCTTTCATTACATCACCTCATTCATTTTTGGTTTATGAGCCTCAAAACAAAATCCTATTTTCAAATTCTTTATTTGATCGAGTTCGTCCCTCTTTAAAAAATGATGATATTTTAACTGATCTCATCATGTTTCATAAAAACAATGTTCCTAGCAGCAATTTTTTACATCCACTTGTAAGTAAAATTTCAAAATTGAATTTGAATTCTGTTTACACCAAATCAGGATATTTTTATGA
It encodes the following:
- a CDS encoding M42 family metallopeptidase; translation: MNPLLKELTMLNGIPANEKNVRKYIEKACKDICEISYDNLGSIIMKKIGNKTGPKIMVAGHMDEVGFIVSEITKEGYIKFIPAGGWWGHVVLSQQFNISTKSGKEIRGVVGSKPPHILEAEERKKVVELKDMYMDIGVASKDEALKEGIQIGDMITPFIESMALSNPKYLLAKAFDNRIGIALAIEVLKNIQNEEHQNIYYGVGTVQEEVGTRGAGTAAYKIEPDIGIALDVTIAFDFPGGSNETQLGKGPCLMIYDSSMVGHVALREYTEQLCKELNIPYQLSFLSHGGTDAGKMHVTKTGCPSIAICLPCRYLHSHTSIIHEDDYENAVKIVTELVKRLDNQTVKQITFE
- a CDS encoding glycogen synthase — its product is MNVLHVSAECYPFIKIGGLADVVGSLPSELKRLRNTEVRVMMPKYKAIPTKYKKNMKHLTNFNIELNEKEKVYVGIDTLKLGNILYYFVDNNYSFGSRDQVYNYGDESERFSFFQKAVLESLEYIDFLPDIIHVHDWHTAMIPLLIKTKYKNLSHIKSVLSIHNLAYQGIFPVNDYLYFNMEYDPRFEFEGFLNFLKSGIVCADYITTVSKTYAEEILTDYFGYGLQKLLKSRKESLQGILNGVSYKDFNPMTDTFIAKNYDVDTVKKGKRENKLKLYEELNVDFKLDKPLISIISRLVSQKGIDLIKRVFDEMLEVDDFCFVLLGDGESEYVDYFKNLEQRFPSKVKCFIGYSNPLAHLIYSSSDFFLMPSKFEPCGLGQIIALKYGTIPIVRETGGLVDTVIPYNQYNNTGNGFSFTHFNAHDMMHVIRYALEIYHKDKKAMNILIQHAMASDFSWTQSAKAYRSVYKSILKIKEEVK
- a CDS encoding VOC family protein gives rise to the protein MIKGIAHLAFAVNDMEESLQFYVNGLGFQKAFVLKDALDNPMIVYLSLGTGQFIELFFKKQRLHTENHSSYEHFCLEVDNIFEFVASLESKKIKIVSYPEMGLDNNYQCWIEDPDSNRIEIMQYTPDSLQLKAIQN
- the ppdK gene encoding pyruvate, phosphate dikinase; amino-acid sequence: MTKYVYLFKEGDASMKNLLGGKGANLCEMTNLGMPVPQGFTVSTEACTKYYEDGRRINDEIIAQIYDALSATEKISGKKFGDNNNPFLVSVRSGARVSMPGMMDTILNLGLNDVAVEGLAKLTENPRFAYDSYRRFIQMFSDVVMEVEKSNFEAILEAKKEEKGVELDTDLTADDLKDIVANYKVKYKEIKGEAFPQDPKIQLIEAVKAVFKSWDNPRANTYRRLNNISYQWGTAVSVQSMVFGNMGEDSGTGVAFTRNPSTGEKVLYGEYLFNAQGEDVVAGIRTPKPISELEKDNPVLYKEFNDIAGRLEAHYRDMQDMEFTIERGKLYMLQTRNGKRTAQAALKIAIDLVKEGLLTETEALLKVEPKQLDSLLHPQFDSVSLKNAKVIAVGLNASPGAATGRAVFTAERAAEMVKDGKPVILVRQETSPEDIEGMFVSKGVLTSRGGMTSHAAVVARGMGTCCVAGAGTVKVNEVKKYFEVDGKKYFEGDFISLDGSTGKIYGEQIKTVDATVSGDFATLMEWADKYRSLKVRTNADNPRDAKVAYKFGAEGIGLCRTEHMFFEADRIPAVREMIVSKTLKERQTALNKLLPMQRLDFIGLYEAMNGFPVTIRYLDPPLHEFLPTERDDIESLAKEMHLTYEELKATVDSLHETNPMLGHRGVRLSITYPEIAVMQTTAVIEAAIDVNNRGGKVVPEIMIPLVGDVKELKMIKDIVVATADEIIKKAKVNLQYHVGTMIEIPRACILADEIAQEAEFFSFGTNDLTQMTFGFSRDDAGKFLQDYYSKKIFENDPFAHIDFKGVGKLMQMAVELGRKVRPDIKLGICGEHGGDPASVEFCHNIGLSYVSCSPFRVPIARLAAAHANIKNPR
- a CDS encoding NTP transferase domain-containing protein, producing the protein MDVLALILAGGRGSRLDILSENRVKPSVPFAGKYRIIDFTLSNCSNSGIYNIAILTQYLPFSLNDHIGSGKPWDLDRRDSKVTLLQPHSDWYNGTADAVRKNIHYIEQSHAKYVLILSGDHIYKMDYRKMIEKHIQTGADLTVGCKVVELEEASRFGVLEADEMDRIVKFVEKPKIPKSNLASMGIYVFNTDILLEKLNNKDIPDLDFGKHIIPSMISEKKVVAFKFYDYWKDVGTYDSYLEANLELIETVDKIPLDMYDLKWKIYTKSEELPAVKVGSKAMIHQALLSNGSIVAGNVLRSVLSPGVIIHPLAKVTNSVLLNNVEVKPGAVVENCIIDKNTVIENNAWVGFGTDLTPNIENPELLESGITVIGKNVVIPKNMIIGRNCRIFRTADLSKVEDNIVKSGSTIR
- a CDS encoding ABC transporter ATP-binding protein — its product is MLEIKNVSKSYDKKKFANDKINLTIEPGDIYGFIGHNGAGKTTLLKSIAGIIDFDEGEIYANGLSIKKEPLLVKQIQAYIPDNPDVYESLSGIQYLDFIADAYQVDVAKRRLLIDKYSLMFEMNEVLNNPISSYSHGMKQKIVIMSALVHEPKIMLLDEPFVGLDPKASYLLKEVFREMCQKGSLIFFSTHVLEVAEKLCNKVAIIKQGRIIANGNTQDIIKDQSLEHLFLELTEEL